CTCCGCGAGAAGCCGCTCGCCCGTGGCGATCGTGACGTCGCCCCCGGTGGTGAGCCAGTCGGTGCCGACGTCAGGCGCGACCTTGGAGCCGACGCCCGCCTCGCCGATGTTGTAGATGGCGCTGGCACCGGCCGCCTTGTCCTGGTCGAAATCACCGAGGACGACGACGCGCCCCTCGGCCTCCGCGGCACTCCCGCGCACCCGGAAATCGCCGCCCGCGAAGATGTTGATCGCGTTGTCGCGGAATCTGACCGGGTCATTGGTGACGGGCGGGTACGGGCCCGGCGGGCAGGTGCCCGGTACGCAGGGGCCGAGTCCACCGGGAAGCGGCGCGGCCACGGCTTTGTCGGCAGGTCCGTTCCCGGCCGAGGCGAAAGCGTCCCCCCATGGGAACAGCGGGACGGACGCGGCGGCGAACGCACAGCTCAAGGTGGTCAGCAGGCGTCCGGCACGGTGCGTGCGGAACAGTCCGAGCATGTCGATTACCAGCTCCTCAGGCGATAGGAAAGGCTCCTCGCCCGCAGCTTGCGACACCCTCCCGCCGGGCTTGGCGCGGCACACCCGCGCGCCCCTGGGAGCCGTCGAACTTCCACTCTCACGGCGGCTCGCGGGGAACGCCGGCCCGCTCCGGACCGCCACCGGGACCCGATGGCCGGTTCTGTCTCACCGTTCCGGAAGTTGACCACTGACAGCCACCACTCGGATACGGTTCGCGGGCTGTTTGTCATTTCCCGTGGTGATACGAGGAGTTGCCGAGTGGACCGCAGTTCAGTGATCCGCATACGTACTGTTCTGGCCGCGCTGGGAGTGGCGGCCGCGATGGCGGCCGCACCCACCGCGACGGCGACGGCGGCGGAGCAGAAGCAGCACGCGACGGCGGCCGGGCCGTCCGCGTCGTCGGCGCCGCACGAGCCCTGCACCGGAGAGTTCCACAAGGACGCGCGCCTCGGCCCGAAGTGGCTCCCCAAGAAGTGGCAGCAGCCGGTCGGCCCGCTGCTCAAGGGGTGGAAGCGGACGGGTGGCCTCTCGCCGTTGTCCTTCCTGAAGAAGTACTGGGAAGGCCCGGCCGAATCGGGCGGCTGGAAGTACCCGCCGAACGACGGCTTCGAGACGGTCAACGGCCGGGTCGACAAGCACCCCGAGGTGCTGGCGGAGGGTGAGCTCCTCGACCGCTTCGGATCGGAGTTCGGCTCGTTCCTGGCCCCCGCCGGTGACTCGTACGCCGAGCGCGCGCTACCCCCGCAGAACCTCAACACCCGTGACGCCGCCGTCGCCTGCGACTACCGCGTCTACGAGGTGAGCAAGCCGTTCTCCGTCTGGCAGGGCGGTATCGCCCCCTGGTTCGCGCAGCCCGGCGGCGGCCAGCAGATCAAGCTCGACCCGGTCTTCCTCGACCCGGGCGAGGGGCAGCGTCTGAACGTGAAGTGGCTGCTCGACCACGGCTACCTCGAACCCGCTAACGGCTAGCGCGCCGATGGACATCCGTGGACTGCCCGCCGCACTGCGCGAGGCCGGTGTCGCCGACGGCTACTACTGGATCGAGGGTGTCCACGAACCGGCCCCCACGCCTCCCGACTTCGTCTACCTGCGGAGAACCGGGGACGGCGGGGCGTGGGAGACCGGAACGTACGAACGCGGAACGCATCACCCCCTCGCCCGGCACGCGG
This Streptomyces sp. NBC_01283 DNA region includes the following protein-coding sequences:
- a CDS encoding TNT domain-containing protein; its protein translation is MIRIRTVLAALGVAAAMAAAPTATATAAEQKQHATAAGPSASSAPHEPCTGEFHKDARLGPKWLPKKWQQPVGPLLKGWKRTGGLSPLSFLKKYWEGPAESGGWKYPPNDGFETVNGRVDKHPEVLAEGELLDRFGSEFGSFLAPAGDSYAERALPPQNLNTRDAAVACDYRVYEVSKPFSVWQGGIAPWFAQPGGGQQIKLDPVFLDPGEGQRLNVKWLLDHGYLEPANG